The proteins below are encoded in one region of Micromonospora pisi:
- the pstS gene encoding phosphate ABC transporter substrate-binding protein PstS, which translates to MKLQRHGILACLALTAALALSACGSDNNEPAGPSASGSAAAADCATGTINAQGSSAQKNAVAEWVKAYQQQCTGVTINYEPSGSGAGIQAFIAGTADFAGSDSALKDDEQPKADAKCPSGKAIHLPMVIGPVAIAYNLPGVTGLQLKPTTLAQIFAGKVTKWDDAAIKADNPSATLPSTAIQAVHRSDESGTTDNFTAFLSKTAEADWTFGKAKAWKAPGGTGAKGSDGVAALVKQTAGTIGYVELSFAENSALSTAKVANGAGEFVALNAESAGKTIASAEVTGQGDDLKLSIDYNTKEAGAYPIVLVTYEIVCNKGLAADKLALVKGFLGHAASSTGQADLADLGYAPLPESVRTKVEAAVKSIA; encoded by the coding sequence GTGAAGCTCCAGCGGCACGGCATTCTTGCCTGCCTCGCTCTGACTGCGGCACTTGCACTCAGTGCGTGCGGCTCGGACAACAACGAGCCCGCCGGGCCCTCGGCCTCCGGGTCTGCCGCCGCGGCCGACTGCGCCACCGGCACCATCAACGCGCAGGGTTCCTCCGCGCAGAAGAACGCCGTTGCCGAGTGGGTCAAGGCCTACCAGCAGCAGTGCACCGGCGTGACCATCAACTACGAGCCTTCCGGTTCCGGCGCGGGCATCCAGGCCTTCATCGCCGGCACCGCCGACTTTGCCGGCTCCGACTCGGCGCTCAAGGACGACGAGCAGCCGAAGGCTGACGCCAAGTGCCCGTCGGGCAAGGCCATCCACCTGCCGATGGTCATCGGCCCGGTGGCCATCGCCTACAACCTGCCCGGTGTGACCGGCCTGCAGCTCAAGCCGACCACCCTGGCGCAGATCTTCGCCGGCAAGGTCACCAAGTGGGACGACGCCGCGATCAAGGCCGACAACCCGAGCGCGACCCTTCCGTCGACCGCGATCCAGGCCGTGCACCGCTCTGACGAGTCGGGCACGACCGACAACTTCACCGCCTTCCTGAGCAAGACCGCCGAGGCCGACTGGACCTTCGGCAAGGCCAAGGCGTGGAAGGCCCCGGGCGGCACCGGCGCCAAGGGCTCGGACGGCGTGGCCGCCCTGGTCAAGCAGACCGCCGGCACCATCGGCTACGTCGAGCTCTCGTTCGCCGAGAACTCCGCGCTCAGCACCGCCAAGGTCGCCAACGGAGCCGGCGAGTTCGTCGCGCTGAACGCCGAGTCGGCCGGCAAGACCATCGCCAGCGCCGAGGTCACCGGCCAGGGCGACGACCTGAAGCTGTCGATCGACTACAACACCAAGGAGGCCGGGGCCTACCCGATCGTCCTGGTGACCTACGAGATCGTCTGCAACAAGGGCCTCGCGGCTGACAAGCTCGCGCTGGTCAAGGGCTTCCTCGGCCACGCGGCCAGCAGCACGGGACAGGCCGACCTGGCCGACCTGGGCTACGCCCCGCTGCCGGAGTCGGTCCGCACCAAGGTCGAGGCCGCCGTCAAGAGCATCGCCTGA